One region of Streptomyces sp. NBC_00102 genomic DNA includes:
- a CDS encoding LacI family DNA-binding transcriptional regulator produces MTITDVARHAGVSTAAVSKVLRNAYGVSESMREKVTAAITELDYRPHAAARGMRGRTYTIGVLLDNVRNAFFADILDGIQDELRQTEYTVLIGAAGFDPEDQAKTIRSMVDRQMDGLVLIAPGTARAEVLATAATTPTAVIGHHDTDDTYDSVVDADDTGAGLVVDHLAALGHRDIALVSAAGTKANQWKRTPEVVLRDGYLKAMERHGLTGHARVHHTAYSDEGGFKAGMTLLTAANRPTAVMAGADVAALGIFRAAHELGLRIPEDLSLVGYNNTALAALAPVQLTSVDQAGYTMGSTAARMLVERVEGRRDRAMRTTMTPRLVVRATSAAPRSR; encoded by the coding sequence GTGACGATCACCGATGTGGCCCGGCATGCCGGCGTCTCCACCGCGGCTGTCTCCAAAGTGCTGCGCAACGCCTACGGCGTGAGCGAGAGCATGCGGGAGAAGGTCACGGCGGCCATCACCGAGCTCGACTACCGGCCGCACGCGGCGGCCCGCGGCATGCGCGGACGGACTTACACGATCGGCGTGCTGCTCGACAACGTGCGCAACGCCTTCTTCGCGGACATCCTCGACGGCATCCAGGACGAACTGCGTCAGACCGAGTACACCGTGCTGATCGGCGCGGCCGGATTCGACCCGGAGGACCAGGCGAAGACCATCCGTTCCATGGTCGACCGTCAGATGGACGGGCTGGTCCTCATCGCCCCCGGGACCGCACGGGCCGAAGTCCTGGCCACGGCTGCGACGACTCCGACCGCGGTCATCGGCCACCACGACACGGACGACACCTACGACTCCGTCGTGGACGCCGACGACACCGGCGCAGGCCTGGTCGTCGACCATCTCGCCGCCCTCGGCCATCGCGACATCGCCCTGGTCTCCGCCGCGGGTACGAAGGCCAACCAGTGGAAGCGCACACCCGAAGTCGTGCTGCGGGACGGCTATCTGAAGGCCATGGAACGGCACGGCCTGACCGGACACGCCCGCGTCCACCACACCGCCTACTCCGACGAGGGAGGATTCAAGGCGGGGATGACCCTGTTGACCGCGGCGAACCGGCCGACAGCCGTCATGGCGGGTGCCGACGTCGCCGCCCTGGGCATCTTCCGCGCCGCCCACGAACTGGGCCTGCGCATCCCCGAGGACCTCTCGCTCGTCGGTTACAACAACACCGCACTCGCCGCACTCGCCCCCGTCCAGCTCACCAGCGTCGACCAGGCCGGTTACACCATGGGCTCCACCGCCGCCCGCATGCTCGTCGAACGGGTGGAGGGCCGGAGGGACCGGGCCATGCGGACCACCATGACCCCCCGGCTGGTGGTGCGCGCCACCAGCGCCGCGCCACGGAGCCGGTAG
- a CDS encoding ABC transporter substrate-binding protein — translation MSLRMPRSRRTRLSLFTAGTASLALLATACGGSGGGSSAAPDNFNYLSVTENTTVKTALTTLSKGVCKPANDALPLKVETVPQASLDQKLQLLAGQNALPVQFAAGNAPALTQQLAKSGKVADLEPKLKELGVLDQLEPAAVSTIKALYGGKLEVLPYEYNIEGIFYNKKIFADNGLAVPGTWDELVSAAAKLEAKDVQPFSASGQQGWPLTRLISDYLFRSLGPDALRKVADGQAKLTDPEYVKAADEVAALGKKGYFGKGVGSIDYDTAMNQFLSGKAAMFYMGSWALANISDAAQNKVGAENVGFMPFPAVAGGKGSVDQYPSNVGLGITLAAKSFDKKTGAWVSCITENYGATALKDHGTITGFKVNTEVKDANAVTTQVRDTVSSSRQNVLWFEALFSTKATTISQTNAASLVSGSMSPQQFMQTVQDALAAQ, via the coding sequence GTGTCCCTGCGCATGCCCCGTAGCCGTCGTACGCGACTGAGTCTGTTCACCGCCGGCACCGCTTCGCTGGCACTGCTCGCCACAGCCTGCGGCGGCAGCGGGGGCGGCTCCTCCGCCGCACCCGACAACTTCAACTACCTCAGCGTCACGGAGAACACCACCGTGAAGACCGCTCTCACCACGCTGTCGAAGGGCGTGTGCAAGCCGGCGAACGACGCACTGCCGCTCAAGGTGGAAACCGTCCCGCAGGCGAGCCTCGACCAGAAGCTCCAGCTCTTGGCCGGCCAGAACGCACTGCCCGTGCAGTTCGCCGCCGGCAACGCCCCCGCCCTCACCCAGCAGCTCGCGAAGTCCGGCAAGGTCGCTGACCTGGAGCCGAAGCTCAAGGAGCTCGGCGTCCTGGACCAGCTGGAGCCCGCCGCCGTCTCGACGATCAAGGCCCTGTACGGCGGGAAGCTGGAGGTACTGCCGTACGAGTACAACATCGAGGGGATCTTCTACAACAAGAAAATCTTCGCCGACAACGGCCTGGCCGTGCCCGGCACGTGGGACGAACTGGTGTCCGCGGCCGCGAAGCTGGAGGCGAAGGACGTCCAGCCCTTCTCCGCCTCCGGCCAGCAGGGATGGCCGCTGACTCGCCTGATCAGCGACTACCTCTTCCGCAGCCTCGGCCCCGACGCGCTGCGGAAGGTCGCGGACGGTCAGGCCAAGCTGACCGACCCGGAGTACGTGAAGGCCGCCGACGAAGTCGCCGCGCTCGGCAAGAAGGGGTACTTCGGCAAGGGTGTCGGCTCCATCGACTACGACACCGCGATGAACCAGTTCCTCAGCGGCAAGGCGGCCATGTTCTACATGGGCAGCTGGGCGCTGGCGAACATCTCCGATGCCGCGCAGAACAAGGTCGGCGCCGAGAACGTCGGCTTCATGCCCTTCCCGGCCGTCGCCGGAGGCAAGGGCTCGGTCGACCAGTACCCGTCCAACGTCGGCCTCGGCATCACCCTGGCCGCGAAGTCCTTCGACAAGAAGACCGGCGCCTGGGTCTCCTGCATCACCGAGAACTACGGCGCCACGGCACTGAAGGACCACGGGACCATCACCGGCTTCAAGGTGAACACCGAGGTGAAGGACGCCAACGCGGTCACCACCCAGGTCCGCGACACCGTCAGCTCCTCCCGGCAGAACGTGCTGTGGTTCGAGGCCCTGTTCAGCACCAAGGCCACCACCATCAGCCAGACCAACGCCGCGAGCCTGGTCTCGGGGAGCATGAGCCCCCAGCAGTTCATGCAGACCGTCCAGGACGCACTCGCCGCCCAGTGA
- a CDS encoding glycoside hydrolase family 3 C-terminal domain-containing protein: MAAAMVPVMGGQAAGVTDSAAQERADALLTRMTAAEKEALVRCDFAAVAHLGIPALTMVDASAGLRGEKGVTAFPVPVAQAATFDEDLVGRIGEAIGAEGRGKGYNNVLGPTVDVTRTWHSGRQSEGMGEDPLLAGRLGAAATVGLQSRQVVATVKHFAAYTQETNRFFTDTKVSDRALHEIYEAPFRHVVAAAPTTSVMMAYPRVNGVFATQNPALFNDLKTGLGLQGYTVPDFWAGDDQVAAARAGMDLAGLGTGAVTVPEGGLTGGAIPAARLDDAARRILVTMFANGLFDSPVPVPAADVSTQAHRDLAHEAAISSAVLLANRSSALPLTASVKSLAVIGPGDTDALTGVGGSSYVDPGTWTTPLQAIRDRAGSAVTVTHAQGTKGDLPLATVPSTVLRDNAGKPGLTASYFAGADPSGAPVLTRTDAGVDFTTTPAPNLPAVWSVKWTGTLIPTTTGLHRFSLLPAGTATLKINGATVVSGTRQMRRFFLGPFDYPLQGTAQLTAGRAVSIELTYSNATAETGTCGLTLGWQPDSLIPTAVTAARAADAAVVFVNRIAGEAMDHAQLDLPGDQNQLVSAVAAANPRTIVVLNTDGPVATPWLNEVEAVIQLWYGGRGMGTALAAVLFGDSDPSGRLPVTFPTDATQGPGTTGATYPGTNGTVTYDEGISVGYRYYDAAGQQPRFAFGHGLSYTSFAHGSLEVAYDRANRHVTLSVTVTNSGPRKGTEVVQIYATLPGAAAAEPRRLVAFRKVTLDAAGSRRLTFTIPQEDLSVWQSSGWTLGPGLYTFATASSSRHLTAQRSVTVG, encoded by the coding sequence TTGGCCGCTGCCATGGTCCCGGTCATGGGCGGCCAGGCCGCAGGCGTGACGGACTCCGCCGCGCAAGAAAGGGCCGACGCCCTGCTGACCAGGATGACGGCGGCAGAGAAGGAGGCCCTCGTACGCTGCGACTTCGCGGCCGTTGCCCACCTGGGCATCCCCGCCCTGACCATGGTCGACGCGTCCGCCGGCCTCCGAGGGGAAAAGGGGGTGACGGCCTTTCCCGTCCCCGTCGCTCAGGCGGCGACCTTCGACGAGGATCTCGTCGGTCGCATCGGAGAAGCGATCGGTGCCGAGGGCAGGGGCAAGGGCTACAACAACGTACTGGGCCCGACCGTCGATGTGACGCGTACCTGGCACTCCGGACGCCAGTCCGAGGGCATGGGAGAAGACCCCCTGCTCGCCGGTCGGCTGGGCGCAGCTGCCACGGTCGGCTTGCAGAGCCGGCAGGTGGTCGCCACCGTGAAGCACTTCGCCGCCTACACGCAGGAGACCAACCGGTTCTTCACCGACACCAAGGTGTCCGACCGTGCCCTGCACGAGATCTACGAGGCGCCTTTCCGCCACGTGGTCGCCGCCGCACCGACCACGTCGGTGATGATGGCCTACCCGAGGGTCAACGGCGTCTTCGCGACGCAGAACCCTGCCCTGTTCAACGATCTCAAGACGGGTCTCGGCCTCCAGGGGTACACGGTGCCGGACTTCTGGGCCGGCGACGACCAGGTCGCAGCCGCCCGGGCGGGCATGGACCTCGCCGGACTCGGCACCGGCGCGGTGACGGTTCCCGAGGGCGGCCTTACGGGAGGGGCGATCCCGGCCGCGCGGCTCGACGACGCCGCACGACGCATCCTCGTCACGATGTTCGCCAACGGCCTCTTCGACAGCCCCGTCCCTGTTCCTGCCGCAGATGTCAGTACACAGGCCCACCGGGACCTCGCCCACGAGGCCGCGATCTCCTCCGCGGTCCTCCTCGCCAACCGTTCCTCGGCCCTTCCGCTGACCGCCTCGGTGAAGTCACTGGCCGTCATCGGCCCCGGCGACACCGACGCCCTGACCGGAGTCGGCGGATCCAGCTACGTCGATCCCGGAACCTGGACGACCCCTCTCCAGGCCATCCGTGACCGCGCCGGAAGCGCCGTCACGGTCACCCATGCGCAGGGCACCAAGGGCGACCTTCCCCTGGCCACGGTCCCCTCGACCGTGTTGCGCGACAACGCGGGCAAGCCCGGCCTTACCGCGTCCTACTTCGCGGGCGCCGACCCCAGCGGGGCTCCGGTGCTGACGAGGACCGACGCGGGGGTCGACTTCACCACCACCCCCGCTCCGAATCTGCCCGCCGTCTGGTCAGTGAAGTGGACAGGCACCCTCATACCGACCACCACCGGCCTTCACCGCTTCTCCCTGCTGCCCGCCGGTACAGCCACGCTGAAGATCAATGGGGCCACGGTGGTCTCCGGCACCCGCCAGATGCGACGTTTCTTCCTCGGACCGTTCGACTACCCGCTCCAAGGGACCGCCCAGCTCACCGCGGGCCGCGCTGTGAGCATCGAACTGACCTATTCCAACGCCACCGCCGAAACCGGCACCTGCGGCTTGACCCTGGGCTGGCAGCCCGACTCGCTCATCCCCACAGCCGTCACGGCGGCACGAGCGGCCGACGCCGCCGTCGTCTTCGTCAACCGGATCGCCGGCGAGGCCATGGACCACGCACAACTCGACCTGCCGGGCGACCAGAACCAGCTCGTCAGCGCCGTGGCAGCCGCGAACCCCCGCACGATCGTCGTCCTCAATACCGACGGCCCCGTGGCCACACCCTGGCTGAACGAGGTGGAAGCCGTCATACAGCTCTGGTACGGGGGCCGAGGCATGGGTACCGCCCTCGCCGCCGTCCTCTTCGGCGACAGCGACCCCTCCGGCCGCCTTCCCGTCACCTTCCCCACCGACGCGACCCAGGGACCCGGCACCACCGGCGCAACCTACCCGGGCACGAACGGCACGGTCACCTACGACGAAGGCATCTCCGTCGGGTACCGCTACTACGACGCCGCAGGTCAGCAACCACGCTTCGCCTTCGGCCACGGCCTCTCCTACACATCCTTCGCCCACGGATCCCTGGAAGTCGCCTACGACCGCGCGAACAGACACGTCACCCTCTCCGTGACTGTCACCAACTCAGGGCCGCGCAAGGGCACGGAAGTCGTCCAGATCTACGCCACGCTGCCGGGGGCGGCGGCAGCGGAGCCCCGCCGCCTGGTCGCCTTCCGCAAGGTCACGCTCGACGCAGCGGGTTCCCGACGGCTGACCTTCACCATCCCGCAGGAGGACCTGTCCGTCTGGCAGTCGAGCGGCTGGACCCTTGGCCCGGGCCTGTACACCTTTGCCACGGCAAGCTCGTCCCGCCACCTGACAGCACAGCGAAGCGTGACCGTCGGCTGA
- a CDS encoding carbohydrate ABC transporter permease, translating into MATIDTHPKTTPARTSARTPDRARRPRTGRRGSRLWVKIVVALLLVVEVYPLIWMFLTSLKSNDDYLNNSTWSLPTSWEWGNYGEAWNTGHIGLYVQNSLLAVVPALALMLLLGTAAGFALQIMVWKGRSLTLLVFLAGMMIPPQMILLPLFTVYFQTGLSGTLWPLILTYTGTGLPLTVFMMATYYRTVPRELFEAATVDGSGILRAFWTISVPLVRNALLTVGLVQFFFIWNDLLIALTFTNDQDLRTIQVGLLNFTGDFGATQYGPLFAAICINVFGTLLIYLFLNQKVMKGLTSGAVKG; encoded by the coding sequence ATGGCCACCATCGACACACACCCGAAGACGACCCCCGCGAGAACGTCCGCCCGCACCCCCGACCGGGCCCGACGGCCCCGGACCGGCCGTCGGGGGAGCCGCCTGTGGGTCAAGATCGTCGTCGCACTTCTGCTGGTCGTCGAGGTCTATCCGCTGATATGGATGTTCCTCACCTCGCTGAAGTCCAACGACGACTACCTGAACAACTCCACCTGGAGCCTGCCCACTTCCTGGGAGTGGGGCAACTACGGCGAAGCGTGGAACACCGGCCACATCGGCCTGTACGTCCAGAACAGCCTGCTCGCCGTCGTCCCCGCCCTCGCCCTGATGCTGCTGCTGGGCACCGCCGCCGGCTTCGCCCTCCAGATCATGGTCTGGAAGGGCCGCAGCCTCACCCTGCTCGTCTTCCTCGCGGGCATGATGATCCCGCCGCAGATGATCCTGCTGCCCCTGTTCACCGTGTACTTCCAGACCGGCCTGTCCGGCACGCTGTGGCCGCTGATCCTCACCTACACCGGCACCGGCCTTCCGCTGACCGTCTTCATGATGGCCACCTACTACCGCACGGTCCCGCGCGAGCTGTTCGAGGCGGCCACCGTCGACGGTTCCGGCATACTGCGCGCCTTCTGGACCATCAGCGTCCCCCTGGTCCGCAACGCCCTCCTCACCGTCGGCCTGGTGCAGTTCTTCTTCATCTGGAACGACCTGCTCATAGCCCTCACCTTCACCAACGACCAGGACCTGCGCACCATCCAGGTCGGGCTGCTCAACTTCACCGGCGACTTCGGCGCCACCCAGTACGGCCCCCTCTTCGCCGCCATCTGCATCAACGTCTTCGGCACCCTCCTGATCTACCTCTTCCTCAACCAGAAGGTCATGAAGGGCCTCACCTCGGGAGCGGTCAAGGGCTGA
- a CDS encoding alpha-L-rhamnosidase, producing the protein MSFEHLPDGLGIGVAAPGLTWTLPPGSGRQQAYELEVDRSGAVRRTGRVDADTHVLAPWPGEPLASRERALVRVRVWTPDATEPSGWSDPRTVEAGLLAPTDWQAVPVGAGWDEDPEAERRPARVRKDFRLDRPVAHARLYVTAHGLYEAEINGRRVGDETLAPGWTVYPHRLRYRTHDVTDHLTEGANTIGAWLGDGWYRGKYGFDGGTRNIYGTDQALIAQLEVVHDDGSATVIATDGTWHAAPGPILTSGLYEGEIFDARLHDAHWCTPSPLRTASDMWSPVRTGRRDPATLVAPMGPPVRCTQEIAPVAITPTEGGHLLDFGQNLVGRLRVTVDGPAGTTIVLRHAEVLENGALATRPLREAYATDTLILSGDGPLTWEPRFTLHGFRYAEVNGWPGELNADMVKARVHHTDMHRTGWFECSDPLVNRLHENVLWSMRGNFVDIPTDCPQRDERLGWTGDIQVFAPTASFLYDCAGMLDSWLTDVGLEQLPDGTVPWYVPVIPGAPMWTPIHPGAAWGDAAVLTPWTLHQRFGDIGLLRRHYPMAQKWVDLVERLAGPTRLWDTGFQLGDWLDPAAPPDDPAAGVTDRYLVATAYYAHSTRHLGRAAAELGKTADSDQYTALAAEVTEAFRHRYVLPTGRMTSDSPTAYALAIAFDLLTPEQRRNAGDRLAELVLADDARIATGFVGTPLICDALTDTGHLDVAYQLLLQTECPSWLYTVTQGATTIWERWDSLRTDGSLNPGGMTSFNHYALGAVADWLHRVVGGITATGPGYREIAFRPRPGGGVTWARTRHETPYGTAALSWELTDSGLTARCTVPEGTRAVAELPGCPPVPIGPGEHVLETAAIAGETA; encoded by the coding sequence GTGTCCTTCGAACATCTGCCGGACGGACTCGGCATCGGAGTCGCCGCCCCCGGGCTCACCTGGACGCTGCCGCCGGGATCCGGCCGACAGCAGGCATACGAACTGGAAGTCGACCGCTCCGGTGCCGTCCGTCGCACCGGGCGTGTCGACGCCGACACCCACGTACTCGCGCCCTGGCCGGGTGAGCCGCTGGCCTCCCGGGAACGCGCGCTCGTCCGGGTCCGCGTCTGGACCCCGGACGCCACGGAGCCATCGGGATGGAGCGATCCGCGGACCGTCGAAGCCGGCCTGCTGGCGCCCACCGACTGGCAGGCGGTGCCCGTAGGCGCCGGATGGGACGAGGACCCGGAGGCCGAGCGCCGCCCGGCGCGGGTCCGCAAGGACTTCCGACTCGACCGCCCCGTGGCCCACGCCCGCCTGTACGTCACCGCCCACGGCCTGTACGAGGCGGAGATCAACGGCCGCCGCGTCGGGGACGAGACACTGGCCCCGGGTTGGACCGTCTACCCGCACCGGCTGCGCTACCGCACCCACGACGTCACCGACCACCTCACCGAGGGCGCCAACACCATCGGGGCCTGGCTCGGCGACGGCTGGTACCGCGGCAAGTACGGCTTCGACGGCGGCACCCGCAACATCTACGGCACCGACCAAGCGCTCATCGCCCAACTCGAAGTGGTGCACGACGACGGCTCCGCCACCGTCATCGCCACGGACGGAACCTGGCACGCCGCTCCCGGCCCGATCCTGACCAGCGGCCTCTACGAGGGCGAGATCTTCGACGCCCGGCTCCACGACGCGCACTGGTGCACACCTTCGCCCCTGCGTACCGCCTCCGACATGTGGAGCCCCGTCCGGACGGGCCGCCGTGACCCCGCGACGCTGGTCGCCCCGATGGGACCACCGGTCCGCTGCACCCAGGAGATCGCCCCGGTCGCCATCACCCCCACCGAGGGCGGGCACCTCCTCGACTTCGGTCAGAACCTCGTGGGCCGCCTCCGCGTCACCGTCGACGGGCCGGCCGGCACGACCATCGTCCTGCGGCACGCCGAAGTACTGGAGAACGGCGCACTGGCAACCCGACCGCTGCGCGAGGCGTACGCCACCGACACCCTGATCCTCTCCGGCGACGGACCGCTCACCTGGGAACCGCGCTTCACCCTGCACGGCTTCCGCTACGCCGAAGTGAACGGCTGGCCGGGCGAGTTGAACGCCGACATGGTCAAGGCGCGAGTCCACCACACGGACATGCACCGCACCGGCTGGTTCGAGTGCAGCGATCCCCTGGTCAACCGACTGCACGAGAACGTCCTCTGGAGCATGCGCGGCAACTTCGTCGACATACCCACCGACTGTCCTCAGCGCGACGAACGCCTCGGCTGGACCGGCGACATACAGGTCTTCGCACCCACCGCGAGCTTCCTCTACGACTGCGCCGGCATGCTCGACTCCTGGCTCACCGACGTCGGCCTGGAACAACTCCCCGACGGCACCGTCCCCTGGTACGTGCCCGTCATACCCGGCGCTCCCATGTGGACGCCGATCCACCCCGGGGCGGCCTGGGGAGACGCCGCCGTACTCACCCCCTGGACCCTCCACCAGCGCTTCGGCGACATCGGTCTTCTCCGGCGCCACTACCCCATGGCCCAGAAGTGGGTCGACCTGGTGGAGCGACTGGCCGGCCCGACGCGCCTGTGGGACACCGGCTTCCAGTTGGGCGACTGGCTGGACCCCGCCGCACCGCCGGACGACCCGGCCGCCGGTGTCACCGACCGCTACCTCGTCGCGACGGCCTACTACGCCCACTCCACCCGTCATCTCGGACGTGCAGCGGCCGAGCTGGGGAAGACCGCGGATTCAGACCAATACACCGCCCTGGCCGCCGAGGTGACGGAAGCCTTCCGTCACCGGTACGTCCTGCCGACCGGCCGCATGACGAGCGACAGTCCCACCGCCTACGCCCTGGCAATCGCCTTCGACCTGCTCACCCCCGAACAGCGTCGGAACGCGGGGGACCGGCTCGCCGAACTCGTCCTCGCGGACGACGCCCGTATAGCCACCGGCTTCGTCGGCACCCCACTGATCTGCGACGCACTCACCGACACCGGCCACCTGGACGTCGCCTACCAGTTGCTGCTCCAGACCGAGTGCCCCTCATGGCTGTACACCGTGACCCAGGGCGCGACCACGATCTGGGAGCGCTGGGACAGCCTGCGCACCGACGGCAGCCTCAACCCGGGCGGGATGACCTCCTTCAACCACTACGCTCTCGGCGCCGTCGCGGACTGGCTGCACCGGGTCGTCGGCGGCATCACCGCCACGGGTCCCGGTTACCGGGAAATCGCCTTCCGGCCGCGGCCCGGAGGAGGCGTCACCTGGGCCCGCACCCGCCACGAGACCCCGTACGGAACCGCGGCCCTTTCCTGGGAACTGACCGACTCGGGTCTGACCGCCCGCTGCACCGTACCCGAAGGAACCCGCGCCGTCGCCGAGTTGCCCGGATGCCCACCCGTTCCCATCGGCCCGGGAGAGCACGTCCTCGAAACCGCCGCAATCGCCGGAGAAACCGCCTGA
- a CDS encoding carbohydrate ABC transporter permease encodes MHRVLGDRRAIALLLGPALLVYSLIMLVPMVWSLGYSFTKGNTIDGFTGNGVANFSRLFDDPAVRDALWFTLKYAVVVTAGQVVAGYLLALLYVFFLRRASALIRTLVFFPVVLPTVAVGLLFQKFFQVAPQTGPVNSLLNAVGIDSIDFFGSSGSAFWVLVAMDIWRSMGFYAVLLFAGLVDIPDEVLESARLDGATGLRLVRHIVLPLSLPVLMSSLIFSINGTLKAFDSIVALTNGGPGNGTTPLTLYMFQTSFTYSDYGYGSTIALLLTVVSLLVSLVVYRVSRRDLTEG; translated from the coding sequence ATGCACCGCGTACTCGGTGACCGCAGGGCGATCGCGCTCCTGCTCGGTCCCGCTCTCCTCGTCTACTCGCTGATCATGCTCGTCCCCATGGTGTGGTCGCTCGGCTACTCCTTCACCAAGGGCAACACCATCGACGGCTTCACCGGCAACGGTGTCGCCAACTTCTCGCGCCTCTTCGACGATCCGGCGGTGCGGGACGCGCTCTGGTTCACCTTGAAATACGCCGTGGTCGTCACGGCCGGTCAAGTCGTCGCCGGCTATCTCCTGGCCCTGCTCTACGTGTTTTTCCTCAGGCGGGCCTCGGCGCTCATCCGCACCCTGGTCTTCTTCCCCGTCGTCCTGCCCACCGTCGCCGTCGGCCTGCTGTTCCAGAAGTTCTTCCAGGTCGCGCCCCAGACCGGCCCGGTCAACTCGCTGCTCAACGCGGTCGGCATCGACTCGATCGACTTCTTCGGCAGCTCGGGCAGCGCCTTCTGGGTCCTGGTCGCCATGGACATCTGGCGGTCCATGGGCTTCTACGCCGTGCTGCTCTTCGCCGGCCTGGTCGACATCCCCGACGAAGTCCTCGAATCAGCCCGCCTCGACGGGGCGACCGGACTCAGGCTCGTGCGCCACATCGTGCTTCCGCTGTCCCTGCCGGTCCTGATGTCCTCGCTGATCTTCAGCATCAACGGAACGCTCAAAGCCTTCGACTCGATCGTCGCCCTCACCAACGGCGGCCCGGGCAACGGCACCACCCCGCTGACCCTGTACATGTTCCAGACGTCGTTCACCTACAGCGACTACGGCTACGGCAGCACCATCGCCCTGCTGCTGACCGTCGTGAGCCTGCTGGTGAGCCTGGTCGTCTACCGCGTCTCGCGCCGCGACCTCACGGAGGGCTGA
- a CDS encoding ABC transporter substrate-binding protein, whose product MHRRTAAVVAALIGPLSACGGDVGADNDTLRITANVTDRVSMDAVVAAFGRLNPDTKVSVTYAETDQLQQNLPAQLASEDGPDVFTVWPGNGNPASVKRLQAEGRLYDLSARRFAVDLPEDAASVVQVGYHTFAVPANYSGIGVIYSKEALAAIGAETPKTWDELIGLCRLARAKGTTMLALGNETPWVTQLVGYALVATTVYATTPDFDQKMQDGEATFAASGWETALEKYLTMNDDGCFSEDPLGTTYEDTIADVAENRAVGVVQVASSLTEIQAASPGLELGIFVLPAGNTPARTRMPAAISAAYGLNAKGKRMKAALAFADFLGSAAGQNAYNRAGATLPAIPNDDFDVKPALAATAEQQRAGKTVPFMDQLWPHPGVQTELFAQMKLLFAGRTTVEAALHALDRAYTSES is encoded by the coding sequence GTGCATCGCCGTACCGCGGCGGTCGTCGCCGCCCTCATCGGCCCGCTGTCCGCGTGCGGCGGCGACGTCGGTGCGGACAACGACACCCTGCGGATCACCGCCAACGTCACCGACCGCGTTTCCATGGACGCGGTGGTCGCGGCCTTCGGCCGGCTCAATCCGGATACCAAGGTGTCCGTGACCTATGCCGAAACGGACCAGCTCCAACAGAACCTCCCCGCCCAACTCGCTTCGGAAGACGGCCCCGACGTCTTCACGGTATGGCCCGGCAACGGGAACCCGGCCTCCGTGAAGCGCCTGCAGGCGGAGGGTCGGCTCTACGACCTCAGTGCACGCCGGTTCGCCGTGGACCTTCCCGAAGACGCCGCCTCAGTCGTCCAGGTCGGCTACCACACCTTCGCCGTACCAGCCAACTACAGCGGCATCGGAGTCATTTACTCCAAGGAAGCCCTCGCCGCGATCGGCGCCGAAACACCGAAGACCTGGGACGAGTTGATCGGTCTGTGCCGGCTCGCGCGGGCGAAAGGAACCACCATGCTGGCGCTGGGTAACGAGACCCCCTGGGTCACCCAACTGGTCGGCTACGCCCTCGTCGCGACCACCGTGTACGCAACTACCCCGGACTTCGACCAGAAAATGCAGGATGGGGAGGCGACCTTTGCGGCCTCCGGCTGGGAAACAGCCCTTGAGAAATACCTGACGATGAACGACGACGGCTGCTTCTCCGAGGATCCCCTGGGAACCACGTACGAGGACACCATCGCCGACGTGGCGGAGAACCGAGCCGTCGGCGTCGTGCAGGTCGCAAGCAGCCTGACCGAGATCCAAGCGGCCTCTCCTGGACTCGAGCTGGGCATCTTCGTCCTGCCGGCCGGGAACACGCCTGCACGCACCCGCATGCCGGCCGCCATCTCCGCGGCCTACGGCCTGAATGCGAAAGGCAAGCGCATGAAGGCCGCGCTGGCGTTCGCGGACTTCCTCGGATCAGCAGCGGGGCAAAATGCCTACAACCGTGCAGGGGCGACCTTGCCGGCCATCCCGAACGACGACTTCGACGTCAAACCCGCGCTCGCTGCGACAGCGGAGCAACAACGGGCCGGGAAGACCGTGCCGTTCATGGACCAGCTCTGGCCCCACCCCGGCGTCCAGACGGAGCTCTTCGCGCAGATGAAACTGCTGTTCGCCGGCCGCACCACGGTGGAGGCCGCGCTGCACGCCCTGGACCGCGCGTACACCTCTGAATCTTGA